The nucleotide sequence AAAGTGGATGTTACTGAAATCCTCGTCACTTAAAAATCCCTCATCTACCATATTCTGATAGAATTTTTTAAGGGTATCATAGTAACCATCTATGTTAAAAAACACACAGGGATATGCAATTTTTCCAAGTCTATATAGGGATAGCACCTCTGAAATCTCCTCCATAGTGCCTATTCCTCCTGGAAGAGCAATAAAAAACTCTCCTAAAGATATCATTTTAGCTTTTCTCTCACTCATAGTTTCAACTGTAATAAGCTGGGTTATTTTTTTATGTGCAACTTCACGTCTTTTAAGAAATTCAGGTATGATACCTATAACCTTTCCATTGTTTTCAAGGACACTGTCAGCAATACTCCCCATAAGGCCTGTATTTCCACCACCATAAACCAGGGTATGACCATACTTTGCAACTATTTTACCAAGAGATATTGTTTCATACCTATATTTGTCATTTTTTCCGCCAGATGCACCGCAGTAAACTACTACATTCATGTTATTTCCCCTTTCATATCCATCTGTTATCCTGTAATATTTGAAAAATC is from Fusobacterium sp. DD2 and encodes:
- a CDS encoding TIGR00730 family Rossman fold protein, with the protein product MNVVVYCGASGGKNDKYRYETISLGKIVAKYGHTLVYGGGNTGLMGSIADSVLENNGKVIGIIPEFLKRREVAHKKITQLITVETMSERKAKMISLGEFFIALPGGIGTMEEISEVLSLYRLGKIAYPCVFFNIDGYYDTLKKFYQNMVDEGFLSDEDFSNIHFFTTVDDFDRFFSQKL